Proteins from a genomic interval of Rattus norvegicus strain BN/NHsdMcwi chromosome 2, GRCr8, whole genome shotgun sequence:
- the Gstm7 gene encoding glutathione S-transferase Mu 7 — protein MPMTLGYWDIRGLAHAIRLLLEYTDSSYEEKRYTMGDAPDFDRSQWLNEKFKLGLDFPNLPYLIDGSHKITQSNAILRYLGRKHNLCGETEEERIRVDILENQLMDNRMVLARLCYNPDFEKLKPGYLEQLPGMMRLYSEFLGKRPWFAGDKITFVDFIAYDVLERNQVFEATCLDAFPNLKDFIARFEGLKKISDYMKSSRFLPRPLFTKMAIWGSK, from the exons ATGCCCATGACACTGGGTTACTGGGACATCCGTGGG CTAGCGCATGCCATCCGCCTGCTCCTGGAATACACAGACTCGAGCTATGAGGAGAAGAGATACACCATGGGAGACG CTCCCGACTTTGACAGAAGCCAGTGGCTGAATGAGAAGTTCAAACTGGGCCTGGACTTCCCCAAT CTGCCCTACTTAATTGATGGGTCACACAAGATCACCCAGAGCAACGCCATCCTGCGCTATCTTGGCCGCAAGCACAACCTGT GtggggagacagaagaggagaggaTTCGTGTGGACATTCTGGAGAATCAGCTCATGGACAACCGCATGGTGCTGGCGAGACTTTGCTATAACCCTGACTTT GAGAAGCTGAAGCCAGGGTACCTGGAGCAACTGCCTGGAATGATGCGGCTTTACTCCGAGTTCCTGGGCAAGCGGCCATGGTTTGCAGGGGACAAG ATCACCTTTGTGGATTTCATTGCTTACGATGTTCTTGAGAGGAACCAAGTGTTTGAGGCCACGTGCCTGGACGCGTTCCCAAACCTGAAGGATTTCATAGCGCGCTTTGAG GGCCTGAAGAAGATCTCCGACTACATGAAGTCCAGCCGCTTCCTCCCAAGACCTCTGTTCACAAAGATGGCTATTTGGGGCAGCAAGTAG
- the Gstm3l1 gene encoding glutathione S-transferase Mu 6-like produces the protein MSWASGLEAISSWLTPSGCSWNTQKQAKQRRDTPWATLPYLIDGSHKITQSNAILRYLGRKHNLCGETEEERIRVDTLENQVMDTRIHLMIVCRSPDFVSGQWVEQTGVCRKSLKLMLIVTLALFSI, from the exons ATGAGTTGGGCTTCAGGCCTTGAGG CCATCTCTAGCTGGCTCACGCCATCCGGCTGCTCCTGGAATACACAGAAACAAGCTAAGCAGAGAAGAGATACGCCATGGGCGACT CTGCCCTACTTAATCGATGGGTCACACAAGATCACCCAGAGCAATGCCATCCTGCGCTACCTTGGCCGGAAGCACAACCTGT gtggggagacagaggaggagaggatTCGTGTGGACACTTTGGAGAACCAGGTCATGGACACCCGCATACATCTCATGATAGTTTGCCGCAGTCCTGACTTTGTGAGTGGCCAGTGGGTGGAGCAGACAGGGGTTTGCAGGAAGAGTTTAAAGCTTATGTTAATAGTCACGCTTGCTCTATTTAGTATTTGA
- the Gstm6 gene encoding glutathione S-transferase Mu 6 produces MPVTLGYWDIRGLGHAIRLLLEYTETSYEEKRYAMGDAPDYDRSQWLDDKFKLDLDFPNLPYLIDGSHKVTQSNAILRYLGRKHNLCGETEEERIRVDILEKQVMDTRIQMGTLCYSPDFEKRKPEFLKGLPDQLKLYSEFLGKQPWFAGDKITFADFLVYDVLDQHRMFEPKCLDAFPNLMDFVVHFEGLKKISAYMKTSRFLPSPVYLKQATWGNK; encoded by the exons ATGCCCGTGACTCTTGGTTATTGGGATATCCGCGGA TTGGGTCACGCCATCCGGCTGCTCCTGGAATACACAGAAACAAGCTATGAGGAGAAGAGATACGCCATGGGCGACG CTCCCGACTATGACAGAAGCCAGTGGCTGGATGACAAATTCAAGCTGGATCTGGACTTCCCCAAT CTGCCCTACTTAATTGATGGGTCACACAAGGTCACCCAGAGCAATGCCATCCTGCGCTACCTTGGCCGGAAGCACAACCTGT gtggggagacagaggaggagaggatTCGTGTGGACATTTTGGAGAAACAGGTCATGGACACCCGCATTCAGATGGGCACACTCTGCTACAGCCCTGACTTC GAGAAACGGAAGCCTGAGTTCTTGAAGGGCCTCCCAGATCAGCTGAAGCTCTACTCCGAGTTCCTGGGGAAGCAGCCATGGTTTGCAGGGGACAAG ATCACCTTTGCAGATTTCCTTGTCTATGATGTCCTTGACCAGCACCGAATGTTTGAACCCAAGTGCCTGGACGCCTTCCCAAACCTGATGGACTTCGTGGTCCACTTTGAG GGCCTGAAGAAGATCTCTGCCTATATGAAGACCAGCCGCTTCCTTCCAAGTCCTGTGTACTTAAAACAGGCCACGTGGGGCAACAAGTAG
- the Gstm7 gene encoding glutathione S-transferase Mu 7 isoform X1: MGDAPDFDRSQWLNEKFKLGLDFPNLPYLIDGSHKITQSNAILRYLGRKHNLCGETEEERIRVDILENQLMDNRMVLARLCYNPDFEKLKPGYLEQLPGMMRLYSEFLGKRPWFAGDKITFVDFIAYDVLERNQVFEATCLDAFPNLKDFIARFEGLKKISDYMKSSRFLPRPLFTKMAIWGSK, encoded by the exons ATGGGAGACG CTCCCGACTTTGACAGAAGCCAGTGGCTGAATGAGAAGTTCAAACTGGGCCTGGACTTCCCCAAT CTGCCCTACTTAATTGATGGGTCACACAAGATCACCCAGAGCAACGCCATCCTGCGCTATCTTGGCCGCAAGCACAACCTGT GtggggagacagaagaggagaggaTTCGTGTGGACATTCTGGAGAATCAGCTCATGGACAACCGCATGGTGCTGGCGAGACTTTGCTATAACCCTGACTTT GAGAAGCTGAAGCCAGGGTACCTGGAGCAACTGCCTGGAATGATGCGGCTTTACTCCGAGTTCCTGGGCAAGCGGCCATGGTTTGCAGGGGACAAG ATCACCTTTGTGGATTTCATTGCTTACGATGTTCTTGAGAGGAACCAAGTGTTTGAGGCCACGTGCCTGGACGCGTTCCCAAACCTGAAGGATTTCATAGCGCGCTTTGAG GGCCTGAAGAAGATCTCCGACTACATGAAGTCCAGCCGCTTCCTCCCAAGACCTCTGTTCACAAAGATGGCTATTTGGGGCAGCAAGTAG